The genomic interval CAGTTGGTGCTGGAAGCCATTGCGCATGGGAAACACGTGGTAACTGCCAACAAGGCATTGATTGCTGTGCATGGTAATGAATTGTTTCGGGCGGCAGAGGAAAAAGGGGTCAAGATTGCCTATGAAGCCTCCGTGGCTGGCGGAATTCCCATTATCAAAGCCCTGCGTGAAGGATTGGTCGCAAACGATATTCAATGGCTGGCTGGTATTATCAATGGTACAGGCAACTTCATCCTGACGGAAATGAAGGAAAAAGGTCGGTCATTTGACGATGTGTTGGCTGAAGCGCAGGCGCTTGGTTATGCAGAGGCAGACCCCACCTTTGATGTTGAAGGCATTGATGCGGCGCATAAGCTGACTATTCTGGCCTCTATCGCATTTGGTATTCCCCTGCAGTTTGATCGTGTTTACACCGAAGGTATCAGCAAAATTACTCAGGCAGATGTTCAGTTTGCCGAAGAGCTTGGCTATCGAATTAAGCATCTGGGGCTGGCAAGAAAGAGTCGACAGGGGGTTGAGCTTAGAGTGCATCCCACCTTGATTCCTGAAAAACGATTGATTGCCAATGTTAATGGTGTTTTAAACGCAGTTCTGGTGGAAGGCGATGCCGTAGGACCGACCATGTATTATGGCCGGGGTGCCGGGTCAGAGCCGACAGCTTCGGCAGTGATTGCTGACATCGTCGATGTGGCCCGCAGCATTGGTGCAGATAATGGTGTTCCTCATCTTGGGTTTTCCGATTTCTCCACAAATATCGATGTGTTGGATATGGGGGAGGTTGAGACTTGTTATTACCTCAGAATTTCGGCTCAAGATAAAATAGGAGTGATGGCAAACATTGCTCAGATTGTCAGTCGTCACAACATCAATATTGAAGCTATTATTCAAAAAGAACCTCGGGATAATGAAGATACCGTACCGTTGATTCTCCTCACACACAAAGTGATAGAAAAGAATGTTGTAGCGGCCATTCAGGAAATTGAGGGTTTAGCGGAAGTGACTGTGCCAGTGACCAGGATTCGGATGGAACGCCTGGATGGGTAAGTGTTTTGTTCAATAAGAAAATAGAATCATTCAACAGCTTAGAGACCAGATTGTGAAATATATCAGTACTCGTGGTAATGCTCCGGAATTGGGTTTTGAGGATGTTCTGCTGACAGGGTTGGCCAGCGACGGTGGACTGTACGTTCCCAAACAGTTGCCTCACTATCCATTACACGAAATTAGAAGCTGGCGAGAACTGCCTTATCATGAGTTGGCTTTTAAAGTTGTTCAGCCGTTTGTTGCAGGCGCTATTCCGGATGACGTATTGAAGGTTATGCTGCAAGAAACCTATCAGGGATTTGCTCATACTGCGGTGGCTCCTCTGACCCAGCTTGACCATAACGAGTATGTGCTGGAGTTGTTCCAGGGGCCGACGCTGGCGTTTAAGGACTTTGCGTTGCAGTTGTTTGGTCGCCTGCTTGATTACGTTCTGGAGAAGCGCGGCGAGCGGGTAGTTATCATGGGGGCAACCTCAGGCGACACGGGCTCGGCGGCTATTGAAGGGTGTAAGCGCTGTCAGAACGTGGATATTTTTATATTGCATCCACATAACCGGGTGTCTGAAGTTCAGCGCCGGCAAATGTCGACAGTCATTAGTGACAATATTTTTAATATTGCCGTTGAGGGTAATTTTGATGACTGCCAGCAAATGGTTAAGCAGAGTTTTGGTGATCAATCCTTCTTGAAAGACGAGCGCCGACTGGTAGCTGTAAATTCAATCAACTGGGCCCGTATCATGGCTCAGATTGTTTACTATTTTTATGCGTCTTTAAATCTGGGTGGGCCGGATAGAAAAGTGGCTTTTTCAGTGCCAACGGGTAATTTTGGTGACATTTTTGCCGGATACCTTGCCCGGCAAATGGGGTTGCCGATTGAGCAGTTGGTCATAGCCACCAATCAGAACGATATTCTTCATCGTTTTATGAGTCAGAATCTTTATAAGAAAGAGCCATTATCGCATACACTGTCTCCATCAATGGATATTGTTGTTTCTTCTAACTTTGAACGTTTGCTCTTTGATTTGCATGACCGGGATGGAGCCAGCATAAAGGCCCTGATGGAGAAAATGAGTCATGAGGATGTGTCTATTGAGGTGGATCGAATGGCTAAGGCGAGAGAGATCTTTGACAGCTTTGCTGTTGATGATGATCTGACCTGCCAGACCATCAAGCAGGTATATCAGGAAACCGGTTATTTGTTGGATCCGCATACCGCTATCGGTGTTAAGGCTGCCAGAGAAGTTCGTCGGACATTTGCTGTTCCAATGGTGACTTTGGGAACAGCTCATCCGGTGAAGTTTTCCGATGCCATTGAGCGTGCCGGTTTACAGGCTCCAGAGCTGCCAGGTCATATGAGCGATCTGTTTCGACGTGAAGAGCGCTTGTTCGTATTAGGTAACAATCTGCAGGAAGTTCAGAACTTCATGGCCGAAAAGGTATTTCGCTAGGTGATTTGCAAAAAGAGATGCTGCCTTTTTACTGTAATTGGTATTCAATAGTCAGTGTAACTTGCATATCGCTATCAAGGCAGCAGTATTGGCTGCCTTTTTGCACTTTCCTCAACACTCTCTTCGTTTCATTTTTCAATATGACAGAAACTGGGGGAGTCATAAAATCAAACGTGTCGATTAAGCCATCGGCTTTAACTTGAATGTTGACCAGGATTTTTTCTTCTATTCCCTTTTTAATGGCTCTGTCCGGATAGCGTTTATACTGATTGATTTGTCCAGCCAGCCATTGTTTTAGTGCAATTTCCTGTTTGTTGCTCTCTGTCGTTTCTGGTTTTGAAGGAACCTTCTTAGGATCCGGATGCAGGGTGTTGTCACGATCTGAGGTAGGGTGTGGGGATTTTGGGTTGTGGATTGGCTCGGGAGAAGGGGCCGGTTTTCTGGGGGAAAGTGTGGGCTTGAACGTTGTGGTGGTGGATTTGGTGTGTGTGGTTACCTGCGGAAGTGGATTTTCGGGCTGAGGAGCGGAACCTTTAATTGTGGTGGTAGGGTTTTCTGCTTCCGGTGTGACTGTGGTAGGGTTTTGAACGCTCAGGTTTATTTCAATGGGGTGGATTATATCCCTCGATGTTTGCTGGTGCTGGATTTGCAGAGAGGGCATGTAGATAAACGCCACGGTGTGGAGCAGTGCTGAAATTGTTAGAAAGACCCACAGTGGCGTATATCTCATATATCAACGAAGTGCTAGAAAGAGTAATCCAGGCTGAGCTTGTAGTTTCGTCCAGGGTTGCGATACATAAATGATGTACCGGAGCGGTTGGTAAAATACTCTTTATCTGTCACGTTATTCACTCTAAAACCAATATTGATTGATTCTTTAGGGTGATAATTCAGCTCCAGGCCAACGATTAGGTATGAATCCAATGTCGAATTATCGTTATCCACATATCTTCCGGAATCGTACAAAAAGTCTGATTTAACCGTTACGTCAGCAAAAGACCTGCTAATGCTGAGGTTCTCTGTAATGTCTGCAGTACCATTAACATGTTTATCAGTTTTGGTATCGATGGCCTGCAGTGCGGTTGAGGTAAGGTTTACATCAAAACCATAAAGATAGGCCCCAAGTACTGTTTCCATACCACTTATTTCTGCTTTGTCTATGTTCTCCGGGAGACTGATGCCTGTGTCGCTGTTGTAGGCAGTCTCTATCATATCTGTGATTTCAGTGCGAAAAATGGTGTAACTCCAGTCAATTAATTCCGTTTGCCCTTTAAGAGTCAGCTCGTAGTTTCGTGATTTTTCTGGTTTCAGGTCGGGGTTGCCATGGTAGTACGGATCTGAGTTTGGCCAGTACAATTCGTTTACGGTCGGGGCTCTAAAAGCGGTTCCGTAGGAAAGTATGAGTTTTGCCTGCTCTATGTCACCAAAACCGATGGCGATGGAGCCGGTTGTAAAGTCCCCATAGGCTTCATTATCGTCATAACGCATACTGGCAATGGCTTCAAATTGCCCCTGGTTTGACTGAATTTGGGAGAAGAAGCCAATGTTTCCTCGCTTCTCAATCTGATAATTGGTGCTGCTTCTACTGACATCTTCATTGGTAAGATCCACGCCAGTAGTCAATATGTTGTGGTCGTCAATTTCAACATCAGATTTAAAATGACCATAAAGACGATCTGTGACAATGAGGCTGTCGGTGGTCGAAGTTGTGTCAGATTCTTCAGAATAGAATCCAATCTTTGAATTAAACTCTACAGCGTCATTGAGTTTAAAGATAATTTCGCCGCTGCCACTTTGAATAGTATTTTCGGTATAACTCCCTCCGGCGATGTCGGTGCCGGTATAGAAGTCACGGCTGTCGAATTCAACTGTGTTTTGGGTTTGAAAAAAAGCCAGATTGATTTTGGTTTTACTGTTGATCGTTGCAGACGATGCGAGGGAGGCCAGTAGTTCGTTGTAGCCATCCCGGTCGCTGTTGGTTCCGGTTTTTTGGGTGGTCGAGTTGTAGCCAGCAGTATGAGTAGCGGAGATATTGCCTGAAATATTGATACGTTCAGAATGATATTGAGAGCCAATCCGGAGCTCTATGGTGTCATAATTGCCGACGGTGGTTCCAATAGTTCCGCTATATGTTTTGTCGTTATTGAAGCTTTTGTTTGTGAATACCTGAATAACGCCAGCCATGGCATTAGCACCGTAGAGGCTCGAAACCGGACCTCTTACAATTTCAATTCTTTCAATGGTGGCAAGTGGAATGTGATTTAGAGCCATGGTTCCAAGAGTTGCGCTTCCAGCAGGAACGCCGTCAATCAGAACGGTTATTTTGTTTGCCGGCATGCCTCTAAGGAAAATGGATGTGCTTGAGCCTTGACTGCCGCTGCTGGAAACAA from Gynuella sunshinyii YC6258 carries:
- a CDS encoding homoserine dehydrogenase, yielding MKPVNVGLCGLGTVGRGTLSVMQRNMQDINRRSGRPVRITHVGARRDNPSCDLTGIKVSRDIFEVARDPEVDVVVELIGGYEPAKQLVLEAIAHGKHVVTANKALIAVHGNELFRAAEEKGVKIAYEASVAGGIPIIKALREGLVANDIQWLAGIINGTGNFILTEMKEKGRSFDDVLAEAQALGYAEADPTFDVEGIDAAHKLTILASIAFGIPLQFDRVYTEGISKITQADVQFAEELGYRIKHLGLARKSRQGVELRVHPTLIPEKRLIANVNGVLNAVLVEGDAVGPTMYYGRGAGSEPTASAVIADIVDVARSIGADNGVPHLGFSDFSTNIDVLDMGEVETCYYLRISAQDKIGVMANIAQIVSRHNINIEAIIQKEPRDNEDTVPLILLTHKVIEKNVVAAIQEIEGLAEVTVPVTRIRMERLDG
- the thrC gene encoding threonine synthase, producing the protein MKYISTRGNAPELGFEDVLLTGLASDGGLYVPKQLPHYPLHEIRSWRELPYHELAFKVVQPFVAGAIPDDVLKVMLQETYQGFAHTAVAPLTQLDHNEYVLELFQGPTLAFKDFALQLFGRLLDYVLEKRGERVVIMGATSGDTGSAAIEGCKRCQNVDIFILHPHNRVSEVQRRQMSTVISDNIFNIAVEGNFDDCQQMVKQSFGDQSFLKDERRLVAVNSINWARIMAQIVYYFYASLNLGGPDRKVAFSVPTGNFGDIFAGYLARQMGLPIEQLVIATNQNDILHRFMSQNLYKKEPLSHTLSPSMDIVVSSNFERLLFDLHDRDGASIKALMEKMSHEDVSIEVDRMAKAREIFDSFAVDDDLTCQTIKQVYQETGYLLDPHTAIGVKAAREVRRTFAVPMVTLGTAHPVKFSDAIERAGLQAPELPGHMSDLFRREERLFVLGNNLQEVQNFMAEKVFR
- a CDS encoding TonB-dependent receptor domain-containing protein, with translation MIKPFRLIPLMLLATYTLATSDIVVTATRTQTSKTDSLSATTVITAKDIQESGAADLTELLKHTPGVIVSSSGSQGSSTSIFLRGMPANKITVLIDGVPAGSATLGTMALNHIPLATIERIEIVRGPVSSLYGANAMAGVIQVFTNKSFNNDKTYSGTIGTTVGNYDTIELRIGSQYHSERINISGNISATHTAGYNSTTQKTGTNSDRDGYNELLASLASSATINSKTKINLAFFQTQNTVEFDSRDFYTGTDIAGGSYTENTIQSGSGEIIFKLNDAVEFNSKIGFYSEESDTTSTTDSLIVTDRLYGHFKSDVEIDDHNILTTGVDLTNEDVSRSSTNYQIEKRGNIGFFSQIQSNQGQFEAIASMRYDDNEAYGDFTTGSIAIGFGDIEQAKLILSYGTAFRAPTVNELYWPNSDPYYHGNPDLKPEKSRNYELTLKGQTELIDWSYTIFRTEITDMIETAYNSDTGISLPENIDKAEISGMETVLGAYLYGFDVNLTSTALQAIDTKTDKHVNGTADITENLSISRSFADVTVKSDFLYDSGRYVDNDNSTLDSYLIVGLELNYHPKESINIGFRVNNVTDKEYFTNRSGTSFMYRNPGRNYKLSLDYSF